The following proteins come from a genomic window of Thermoproteus sp.:
- the cas4 gene encoding CRISPR-associated protein Cas4, with product MTPTDVKHFLFCPAVIAAKRIGHGEPPAEYLAERGELPRGLAEQFVEVRAEVPLERPPLRGVVDYLARDRSGSLVPIEVKAPTGPATSADVYQLAAYMWMAEAAGPVKYGLLVKDRTYRVANTPELRESLLRIVREVVKIYRGGDPPYVADRCHICGYSRYCLYRKQERR from the coding sequence ATAACCCCCACCGACGTGAAGCACTTCCTCTTCTGCCCAGCGGTCATCGCGGCGAAGCGTATAGGCCACGGGGAGCCTCCCGCCGAGTACCTCGCGGAGCGCGGCGAGCTACCTCGAGGCCTCGCGGAGCAGTTCGTAGAGGTCAGGGCCGAGGTCCCCCTGGAGAGGCCTCCGCTGAGGGGCGTAGTGGACTATCTGGCCAGAGACAGAAGCGGCTCGCTGGTGCCCATTGAGGTGAAGGCGCCCACGGGCCCCGCCACGTCCGCCGACGTCTACCAGCTGGCGGCCTACATGTGGATGGCCGAGGCGGCGGGCCCCGTCAAGTACGGCCTTTTGGTGAAAGACAGGACGTACAGAGTCGCCAACACCCCAGAGCTCCGCGAGTCCCTCCTCCGCATAGTCCGCGAGGTCGTCAAGATCTATAGGGGCGGCGACCCCCCATATGTGGCCGACAGATGCCATATCTGCGGCTACAGCCGATACTGCCTTTACAGAAAACAAGAGAGGAGATAA
- the cas2 gene encoding CRISPR-associated endonuclease Cas2, with amino-acid sequence MELYLLVIYDISDDELRLKVADFLKSRGLVRVQRSAFIGPSSTALKRDVEAGLRRLVQGRPAPTYNAQRPWTNSSNLALMESRKSCPDATPERANIFAADTEAE; translated from the coding sequence GTGGAGCTGTACCTCCTCGTGATTTACGACATTTCCGACGACGAGCTGAGGCTGAAGGTCGCCGACTTTCTGAAGTCCAGAGGGCTGGTCAGAGTGCAGAGGTCTGCGTTCATAGGCCCCAGCTCTACCGCCCTTAAGCGAGACGTCGAGGCGGGGCTGAGGCGGCTCGTCCAGGGGAGGCCGGCGCCAACATACAACGCGCAGAGACCGTGGACGAACTCCTCAAACCTCGCCCTCATGGAGTCGAGGAAGTCCTGCCCCGACGCGACGCCGGAGAGAGCCAACATCTTCGCCGCAGACACGGAGGCCGAATAG